One genomic window of Trichlorobacter lovleyi includes the following:
- the ispG gene encoding flavodoxin-dependent (E)-4-hydroxy-3-methylbut-2-enyl-diphosphate synthase, protein MKTLTRQLHVGPVAVGGGAPCAVQSMCSTDTRDIKATLAQIQALNTVGCEIVRCAVPDADAADALAAIKAQSPIPVIADIHFDYKLALRVLEGGIDGLRLNPGNIGEHWKVAEVVKSAAERKVPIRIGVNAGSLEKHLLEKYGHPTAEAMVESAMGHIRILEELNYQEIKVSLKASDVPKTVEAYRLLSSQVNYPLHIGITEAGTIFSGTIKSSVGLGILLHAGIGDTLRVSLTGDPVDEVRVGYEILKSLGLRQRGVNFVSCPTCGRCQINLIRVAEEVEKRLQSVDKQITVAVMGCAVNGPGEAREADVGVAGGKGEGLIFRKGEVVRKVSEAELADALLEEINNL, encoded by the coding sequence ATGAAAACACTTACCAGACAACTGCATGTAGGCCCGGTGGCAGTTGGTGGAGGCGCTCCCTGCGCTGTCCAGTCCATGTGTTCCACCGACACCCGTGATATCAAGGCAACCCTGGCGCAGATTCAGGCTTTGAACACAGTGGGCTGCGAAATTGTCCGTTGTGCCGTGCCTGACGCCGATGCTGCGGATGCCCTGGCTGCCATCAAGGCCCAAAGCCCGATCCCGGTGATTGCCGATATTCACTTCGATTACAAGCTGGCCCTGCGGGTGCTGGAGGGGGGCATCGATGGCCTGCGCCTCAACCCGGGTAACATCGGTGAGCATTGGAAGGTTGCCGAGGTGGTGAAATCTGCGGCAGAGCGCAAGGTGCCAATCAGGATCGGTGTCAATGCCGGCTCACTTGAAAAGCATCTGCTCGAAAAATACGGCCATCCGACCGCTGAGGCAATGGTTGAATCCGCCATGGGGCACATCCGTATTCTTGAGGAACTGAACTATCAGGAGATCAAAGTTTCCCTCAAGGCCTCTGATGTACCCAAGACTGTCGAGGCATATCGTCTGCTGTCAAGTCAGGTCAACTATCCGCTCCATATCGGCATTACCGAGGCAGGTACTATCTTCTCAGGGACCATTAAATCTTCTGTCGGACTTGGCATTCTGCTACATGCTGGAATCGGTGATACCTTGCGGGTTTCCTTGACTGGTGATCCGGTGGATGAAGTACGGGTAGGGTATGAGATACTTAAATCACTGGGGTTACGTCAGCGGGGGGTCAATTTTGTTTCCTGCCCCACCTGTGGCCGCTGCCAAATCAACCTGATCCGCGTTGCAGAAGAGGTGGAAAAACGTCTGCAATCTGTTGACAAGCAGATCACTGTGGCAGTGATGGGATGTGCCGTTAATGGACCGGGTGAAGCCCGCGAGGCTGATGTGGGTGTGGCTGGTGGCAAAGGGGAGGGGCTGATCTTCCGCAAGGGAGAGGTGGTCCGTAAGGTCAGTGAGGCGGAACTGGCTGATGCCTTGCTGGAAGAGATCAATAACCTGTAA
- a CDS encoding response regulator gives MRSLIVDDDDIGRLMLATFLEDFGPCDQAENGQQALDLIDGATAEGSPYNLICLDIVMPVMDGTTALRGIRERDQKQGGRTKVFMISACSSPEDIQDAFFEGDCDDYVVKPFQREAVTQMLQRHKLI, from the coding sequence ATGCGAAGCTTGATCGTTGATGATGATGATATTGGCCGCCTGATGCTGGCGACCTTTCTGGAGGATTTCGGCCCCTGCGATCAGGCGGAAAACGGCCAGCAGGCCCTTGATCTGATTGATGGTGCCACTGCAGAAGGCAGCCCCTATAACCTGATCTGCCTTGATATTGTCATGCCGGTTATGGATGGTACCACGGCCTTGCGTGGTATTCGGGAACGCGATCAGAAGCAGGGTGGCCGTACCAAGGTGTTCATGATCTCTGCCTGCAGTTCTCCCGAGGATATCCAGGATGCTTTTTTTGAAGGCGATTGCGATGACTATGTGGTAAAGCCGTTTCAACGCGAAGCAGTCACCCAGATGCTGCAGCGTCATAAATTGATCTAA
- a CDS encoding formate/nitrite transporter family protein, translating to METKNYLTPTETISAIVLSGKRVMTQCRRRTFLLSLLAGFYIAFGAQLSTVVMHDAAAFVGLGLARLATGIVFSFGLMLVVVCGAELFTGNSLLVSSALDGEISWIKLIENWSIVLFGNLLGALFMAWLLYESRLWQSGTVAQQVVATAVAKSQLSFWVAFVRGILCNWLVCLAVFMATAARDISGKLLSCLVPITAFVASGFEHSVANMYFIPAGLLLKSGLGIPEPGLTWGAFLFGNILPVTLGNLVGGVLFVACAYSYVHLPLNRH from the coding sequence ATGGAAACAAAGAACTACCTGACACCTACTGAGACCATCAGTGCCATTGTACTGAGTGGTAAGCGGGTCATGACCCAGTGTCGGCGCCGCACGTTTTTGTTGTCGTTGCTGGCAGGTTTCTATATCGCCTTTGGGGCACAGCTTTCCACCGTGGTTATGCATGATGCTGCCGCATTTGTAGGTCTTGGTTTAGCCCGGCTCGCAACCGGTATTGTCTTCTCTTTTGGTCTGATGCTGGTGGTAGTCTGCGGAGCTGAGTTGTTTACCGGCAACAGCCTGCTGGTTTCTTCGGCCCTGGATGGTGAGATTTCCTGGATCAAGCTGATCGAAAACTGGTCAATTGTCCTGTTCGGCAATCTCCTGGGAGCCCTGTTTATGGCCTGGTTGCTGTATGAATCACGGCTCTGGCAGAGCGGCACCGTTGCACAACAGGTTGTTGCTACAGCGGTTGCCAAAAGCCAGCTTTCGTTCTGGGTTGCGTTTGTACGGGGTATCCTCTGTAACTGGTTGGTCTGTCTGGCTGTTTTTATGGCAACCGCAGCACGGGATATCTCCGGTAAGCTCTTGTCCTGTCTGGTGCCGATCACCGCCTTTGTTGCCAGCGGCTTTGAACACTCGGTTGCCAATATGTACTTTATCCCTGCAGGTTTACTGCTTAAGTCCGGTTTGGGGATCCCGGAACCCGGGCTGACCTGGGGGGCATTCCTGTTTGGTAATATCCTGCCGGTAACCCTGGGTAATTTGGTGGGTGGTGTCCTGTTTGTTGCCTGTGCCTACTCGTATGTACATTTGCCCCTGAACCGCCACTAG
- a CDS encoding chemotaxis protein CheX — protein MAGISFEEVMFTVMTATQDTFKCYMNIELYAGHVERKVTPVDSDVTGIIGVAGDRVGYIIVAADRATAQLVAREMLMDDEPDEDSIRDAIGELINNIAGAFKTKYHDQYGNVAMGLPLVVSGQLRTVTEPPEEGASMNVQCKGVTIPFTNKDGSANLKVMIYM, from the coding sequence GTGGCAGGAATCAGCTTTGAAGAGGTAATGTTTACGGTCATGACGGCCACCCAGGATACCTTCAAGTGCTACATGAATATTGAGCTGTATGCAGGCCATGTGGAACGCAAAGTTACGCCTGTTGATTCTGATGTCACCGGCATTATCGGTGTTGCCGGTGACCGGGTCGGTTATATCATTGTCGCAGCGGACCGGGCAACAGCACAGCTGGTGGCACGTGAAATGTTAATGGATGATGAGCCGGATGAAGACTCAATCCGTGATGCCATCGGCGAACTGATCAACAATATCGCTGGTGCGTTCAAGACCAAGTACCACGACCAGTACGGTAATGTGGCCATGGGGTTGCCGCTGGTAGTGTCAGGGCAATTGCGTACGGTCACAGAACCGCCTGAAGAGGGTGCCAGTATGAATGTCCAGTGCAAAGGGGTTACCATTCCCTTTACCAACAAGGACGGCAGTGCCAATCTGAAGGTTATGATCTACATGTAA
- a CDS encoding c-type cytochrome, whose amino-acid sequence MFQELCAACHGSRARGGVGPDLTVSRFKYGKDRASLEKSILEGRPGGMPAFSAYIKPEDAAALADYLLSL is encoded by the coding sequence ATGTTTCAAGAACTGTGCGCTGCCTGCCACGGTAGCCGTGCCAGGGGCGGGGTCGGACCTGATTTAACGGTGTCCCGTTTCAAATATGGTAAAGACAGAGCTTCACTAGAAAAGAGCATTCTGGAGGGGCGTCCGGGCGGGATGCCAGCCTTCAGCGCTTACATAAAGCCGGAAGACGCAGCAGCGTTAGCAGACTATCTGCTTTCCTTATAG
- a CDS encoding phenylacetate--CoA ligase family protein: MSSAAIWDTQHECMPREELEQLQLERLQATLNRVYKNVRCYQNKFNQLGIVPEDITSLADLSRLPFTTKEDLRLNYPYGMFAVPLREVVRIHSSSGTTGKPTVVGYTKHDLKTWSNLVARFMTAAGVTPDDVVQIAFGYGLFTGAFGLHYGTEAIGAAVIPMGGGNTEKQIMIMQDYRTTALVGTPSYALTIADRLEKMGLDPKSLSLKVGLFGGEPWSEAMRTEIEQRLQISATDNYGLSEVIGPGVAGECQHKCGMHIAEDAFIAEIIDPETGAVLPPGSVGELVLTSLTKEAFPMIRYRTRDITSLVYEPCACGRTLARMKKTMGRSDDMLIIKGVNVFPSQIEEVLFAIEGCEPHYQLIVQRTGTTDTLEINIEVTEHIFFDEMKKQRAFLESVERRIHSVLGVGATVKLVEPNSIPRHEGKAQRVIDKRSL, encoded by the coding sequence ATGAGCAGTGCTGCTATCTGGGATACCCAGCATGAATGCATGCCACGTGAGGAGTTGGAGCAGCTCCAGCTTGAGCGCCTGCAGGCCACCCTTAACCGGGTGTACAAAAACGTCCGTTGTTACCAGAATAAGTTTAATCAGTTGGGGATCGTACCGGAAGATATCACCTCGCTGGCTGACCTTTCCCGCCTGCCATTTACCACCAAGGAAGATCTGCGTCTGAACTATCCCTACGGTATGTTCGCAGTGCCGTTGCGAGAAGTGGTAAGGATTCATTCGTCATCTGGTACCACCGGCAAACCAACAGTGGTTGGCTATACCAAGCATGACCTGAAAACCTGGTCAAACCTGGTGGCCCGTTTTATGACTGCTGCCGGTGTAACCCCCGATGATGTGGTCCAGATTGCCTTTGGGTACGGCCTGTTCACCGGTGCCTTTGGTCTGCACTATGGTACTGAAGCCATTGGTGCCGCGGTAATACCGATGGGTGGGGGCAACACTGAAAAGCAGATCATGATCATGCAGGACTACCGGACGACCGCCCTGGTGGGGACGCCCAGCTATGCCTTGACCATTGCAGATCGACTGGAGAAAATGGGGCTTGACCCCAAGTCACTTTCACTAAAGGTTGGTCTGTTTGGTGGTGAACCCTGGTCTGAGGCGATGCGGACTGAGATCGAGCAACGCCTGCAGATCAGTGCCACTGATAACTATGGTCTGTCTGAGGTAATCGGGCCTGGAGTGGCCGGCGAATGTCAACACAAGTGCGGCATGCACATTGCTGAAGATGCCTTTATTGCTGAAATCATTGATCCTGAAACTGGCGCAGTATTGCCGCCCGGAAGCGTGGGGGAACTGGTGCTGACCAGTCTGACCAAAGAGGCCTTCCCGATGATTCGCTACCGTACCCGTGATATCACCAGCCTGGTCTATGAACCTTGTGCCTGTGGCAGGACCCTGGCACGGATGAAGAAAACCATGGGACGCAGTGATGATATGTTGATCATCAAGGGGGTTAATGTTTTCCCGTCGCAGATCGAAGAGGTGCTGTTTGCCATTGAAGGGTGCGAACCCCATTATCAATTGATTGTGCAGCGTACCGGTACCACTGATACCCTTGAAATAAATATCGAGGTCACCGAGCATATCTTTTTTGATGAAATGAAGAAGCAGCGGGCCTTTTTAGAGTCTGTGGAACGCAGGATTCACTCCGTTCTGGGTGTCGGTGCTACTGTTAAACTGGTTGAGCCGAATAGTATTCCGCGCCATGAGGGTAAGGCTCAGCGGGTTATTGATAAGCGGAGTTTGTAG
- the infA gene encoding translation initiation factor IF-1, with the protein MSKEEAIEVEGTVIEPLPNAMFRVKLENDHIVLAHISGKMRKYFIKILPGDKVTVELSPYDLTRGRITYRAK; encoded by the coding sequence ATGAGCAAAGAAGAAGCGATTGAGGTTGAAGGTACGGTTATTGAGCCGTTGCCAAATGCGATGTTCCGGGTCAAGCTTGAAAACGATCATATTGTACTGGCTCATATTTCCGGCAAGATGCGTAAATATTTCATCAAGATTCTGCCTGGCGATAAGGTGACGGTTGAGCTTTCCCCCTACGATCTTACTCGTGGACGGATTACCTACCGAGCAAAATAG
- the guaA gene encoding glutamine-hydrolyzing GMP synthase — MSSTDIHSQKILILDFGSQVTQLIARRIREQSVYCEIHPYNMGLEKIKAFAPQGIILSGGPSSVYDADAPHSDAGVYELGVPVLGICYGMQLMTSQLGGKVERSDKREFGRAAMTIDDTTDLFSGLSGKEEVWMSHGDKIEQMPKGFSAIAHTDNTPAAAMKDEKHRLYAVQFHPEVVHTPKGAEMLGNFVFTVCGCQPIWTMANFIETEIAAIREKVGNGKVICALSGGVDSSVVAVLLHKAIGDQLQCIFVNNGLLRKGEAEKVVNLFTRHFKINLDYVDASSRFLDKLKGITDPEQKRKIIGNEFIYLFEDEAKKIGTVDWLAQGTLYPDVIESVSTKGPSAVIKSHHNVGGLPDRMKMKLIEPVRELFKDEVRLLGKELGLPDEVIHRQPFPGPGLAIRCIGEITADRLEILRESDAIVLDEIRKAGLYREIWQSFAVLLPVRSVGVMGDARTYDYTIALRAVNSLDGMTADWVKLPYEVMGSISSRIINEVKGVNRVVYDISQKPPATIEWE; from the coding sequence ATGAGTTCTACTGACATTCACAGCCAGAAAATTCTGATTCTTGATTTTGGTTCCCAGGTTACCCAGCTGATTGCCCGCCGCATCCGTGAGCAGTCGGTCTACTGTGAGATTCATCCCTACAATATGGGACTGGAAAAGATCAAAGCCTTTGCCCCCCAGGGGATTATTCTCTCCGGTGGCCCAAGCAGTGTCTATGATGCTGATGCCCCTCATTCCGATGCCGGTGTCTATGAACTGGGGGTGCCGGTGCTGGGGATCTGCTATGGTATGCAGCTGATGACCAGCCAGCTGGGTGGCAAGGTGGAGCGTTCTGATAAGCGTGAATTCGGTCGTGCTGCCATGACAATCGACGACACCACTGATCTCTTTTCCGGCCTGTCCGGCAAGGAAGAGGTTTGGATGTCCCATGGTGACAAGATTGAGCAGATGCCCAAGGGATTCAGTGCCATTGCCCACACTGACAACACCCCGGCAGCAGCCATGAAGGATGAGAAGCACCGCCTCTATGCGGTGCAGTTCCACCCTGAGGTGGTTCACACCCCGAAGGGGGCGGAGATGTTGGGCAACTTTGTCTTTACGGTCTGCGGTTGCCAACCGATCTGGACCATGGCCAACTTTATCGAAACCGAGATTGCCGCCATCCGTGAAAAGGTGGGTAACGGTAAGGTCATCTGCGCCCTGTCCGGCGGGGTGGATTCATCAGTCGTGGCTGTATTGCTGCATAAGGCGATCGGTGACCAGCTGCAGTGTATCTTTGTCAATAACGGACTGCTGCGCAAGGGTGAGGCGGAAAAGGTGGTCAACCTCTTTACCCGTCACTTCAAGATCAATCTTGATTATGTTGATGCATCTTCGCGATTTCTTGATAAACTGAAAGGGATTACTGATCCTGAACAGAAGCGGAAGATTATCGGCAATGAGTTCATTTACCTCTTTGAAGATGAGGCAAAGAAGATCGGGACGGTAGACTGGCTGGCGCAGGGGACTCTCTATCCTGACGTGATTGAGTCGGTTTCCACCAAGGGACCATCGGCAGTGATTAAGAGCCATCATAATGTCGGTGGCCTGCCGGACCGTATGAAAATGAAGCTGATTGAACCGGTGCGGGAATTGTTCAAAGATGAGGTCCGGCTGCTTGGAAAAGAGCTTGGCCTGCCTGATGAGGTCATCCATCGCCAGCCGTTTCCCGGCCCTGGTCTGGCAATCCGCTGTATTGGAGAGATCACGGCAGATCGTCTGGAGATTTTGCGGGAATCGGATGCGATTGTGCTGGATGAAATTCGTAAAGCAGGGCTCTACCGCGAGATATGGCAATCCTTTGCCGTATTGCTGCCTGTTCGCTCCGTTGGTGTCATGGGGGATGCCCGTACCTATGACTACACCATTGCCCTGCGGGCCGTAAACTCGCTGGATGGTATGACCGCCGACTGGGTCAAGCTGCCTTATGAGGTGATGGGCAGCATTTCATCACGGATCATCAATGAGGTCAAAGGGGTTAACCGGGTGGTCTATGATATCAGTCAGAAACCGCCAGCTACCATTGAGTGGGAATAA
- a CDS encoding transglutaminase-like domain-containing protein, with translation MRRSLLTTCAVVACSVVMMSLVASAKTLVLEGNLDGAVDMRQSMEFSVNKGTVSSFSFKFALPASFTSKTVSQGVDGLDIGLSPQPTSSTVESDRFGNKFQRVSWNNVNQDIRVNLNYTAKVHTQLTSLESKTPFPLGSLASRESLYLQHTEMVQGDSEIRSLARQLTSGVKNEYEAVSAIINWVTDNIKYTFNPPQYDASYTLSTRSGNCQNFAHLSIALLRSVGIPARIVGGITLKEGWKVPIDAKNSIVQSMGQGGHAWLEVYFPDLGWLPYDPQQSRQFTSSRHIKQTHGLDSRDINDTWKGGPYLPAYNELIEGRYTTDDIKLKMKRYASAPRPYILSNAVMAGSAGVVDTADSGRDMPPAAKPSRPEPRTNVASAKPTPPPQGSGAGPAETRFVSDDEGSDEDQPKPVKPKPPVKPVKPPVTAKPPKVHTKPPVAVVEPGHKKPRPGTLLAFGNMDFPALVNLYNVKGDTGTRVFERETSEYVTSKYIFAQAIQVKDRMNLEKISLAMRKFGGDGSVYIDLVKDKGGKPDIMQGIRSNLLDLEKIARRPGYYWVDFSFPPDGNKPQQLAPGKYWIVFRASGEAIMNWFFTPGKPYSEGDDTRSTAKGFQWEDILNYDFVFKVSGRAV, from the coding sequence ATGCGTAGATCGTTGCTGACAACCTGTGCTGTTGTTGCCTGTTCTGTTGTTATGATGTCCCTGGTTGCCTCTGCCAAGACCCTGGTGCTTGAAGGCAACCTTGATGGTGCCGTTGACATGCGCCAGTCCATGGAGTTTTCGGTCAACAAAGGCACGGTCTCCAGTTTTTCATTCAAGTTTGCCTTGCCGGCCTCTTTCACGAGCAAGACCGTCAGCCAGGGGGTTGACGGTCTTGATATTGGTCTGTCTCCCCAGCCAACCAGCTCAACTGTTGAGTCTGACCGTTTTGGCAATAAATTCCAACGGGTCAGCTGGAACAACGTGAACCAGGACATCAGGGTTAACCTGAACTATACGGCCAAGGTTCATACGCAGCTGACCTCGCTGGAAAGCAAGACGCCTTTTCCGCTGGGGAGCCTTGCTTCAAGGGAGTCTCTCTATCTGCAACACACCGAGATGGTGCAGGGTGATTCAGAGATCAGGTCCCTGGCCCGTCAGTTGACCAGTGGTGTCAAGAACGAGTATGAGGCCGTATCTGCCATCATTAACTGGGTCACTGACAATATCAAATACACCTTTAACCCGCCCCAGTATGACGCCTCCTATACCCTTTCAACCAGAAGCGGCAACTGCCAAAACTTTGCCCACCTTTCCATTGCCCTGTTGCGTAGCGTGGGAATCCCCGCCCGTATTGTCGGCGGCATAACCCTGAAAGAGGGGTGGAAGGTGCCGATTGATGCAAAAAACTCCATTGTCCAGAGTATGGGGCAGGGAGGGCATGCCTGGCTGGAGGTCTATTTCCCCGACCTGGGCTGGTTACCGTATGACCCGCAACAATCACGACAGTTTACTTCTTCGCGCCATATCAAACAGACCCATGGCCTGGATTCCCGGGATATTAATGACACCTGGAAGGGAGGGCCCTATCTGCCGGCTTACAATGAGCTGATAGAAGGGCGTTACACTACTGACGATATCAAGCTGAAGATGAAGCGCTATGCTAGTGCTCCCCGCCCCTATATCCTGAGTAATGCCGTGATGGCTGGTTCAGCCGGTGTCGTGGATACAGCAGATTCCGGTCGGGATATGCCTCCGGCTGCCAAACCATCACGTCCGGAGCCGAGGACGAATGTTGCATCAGCCAAGCCGACACCTCCTCCGCAAGGATCAGGTGCCGGGCCGGCTGAAACCCGTTTTGTCAGTGATGACGAGGGATCTGATGAGGATCAGCCCAAGCCGGTCAAGCCAAAGCCCCCGGTAAAACCGGTCAAACCGCCAGTCACAGCCAAACCTCCCAAGGTTCATACCAAGCCACCGGTAGCTGTTGTTGAGCCTGGCCATAAAAAGCCACGTCCTGGCACCCTGTTGGCCTTTGGCAACATGGATTTCCCGGCTCTGGTCAATCTGTACAATGTCAAAGGTGATACCGGTACCCGTGTCTTTGAGCGTGAGACCTCAGAGTATGTTACCTCAAAATATATCTTTGCCCAGGCTATCCAGGTCAAAGACCGGATGAACCTTGAGAAAATCTCACTTGCCATGCGTAAGTTCGGTGGTGATGGATCGGTATACATTGATCTGGTCAAGGACAAGGGGGGCAAACCCGACATCATGCAGGGTATCCGCTCCAACCTGCTTGATCTGGAAAAGATAGCCAGAAGACCGGGTTACTACTGGGTAGATTTTTCATTTCCGCCTGATGGAAACAAACCGCAACAGCTTGCTCCGGGCAAGTACTGGATTGTATTTCGCGCCTCAGGCGAGGCGATCATGAACTGGTTCTTTACACCGGGTAAACCGTATAGCGAAGGGGATGATACCCGTTCAACGGCAAAGGGGTTCCAGTGGGAAGATATCCTGAACTACGACTTTGTCTTTAAGGTCAGTGGCAGGGCGGTCTGA
- a CDS encoding YkgJ family cysteine cluster protein, with amino-acid sequence MVETVSILNRYQELLSEVDAWFSHCSLAAGTQISCQRGCSACCRGLFDITLLDARLLRQGFDGLPAEVKQQVLLRAQQSIAGIRTFWPDFDQPYLFNDYPEEEWDLVMPEEDETPCPLLGQDGLCLVYEYRPMTCRLNGIPMVDSSGEVLFDEWCSLNFAAVDPLQMQELRFHFNDIFTQEQLLFREFTRRLFGTALNELDTVIPAAVLIDFADVRLPEQVWKQRTT; translated from the coding sequence ATGGTTGAAACCGTTTCGATTCTGAACCGCTACCAGGAGCTGTTGTCTGAAGTGGACGCCTGGTTTTCGCACTGCAGCCTCGCGGCAGGTACACAGATATCCTGTCAGCGGGGCTGTTCTGCATGTTGCCGTGGCCTGTTTGATATTACGCTGCTAGATGCACGGCTGTTACGGCAGGGGTTTGACGGTCTCCCCGCAGAAGTGAAACAACAGGTGCTACTGCGTGCACAGCAGAGTATTGCCGGTATCCGTACATTCTGGCCTGATTTTGATCAGCCGTACCTGTTTAATGACTACCCGGAAGAAGAGTGGGATCTGGTCATGCCTGAAGAGGATGAGACGCCGTGTCCTCTGTTGGGACAGGACGGACTCTGTCTGGTCTATGAATACCGTCCCATGACCTGCAGGTTAAACGGTATACCGATGGTGGATAGCAGTGGCGAGGTGTTGTTTGACGAATGGTGCAGCCTCAATTTCGCAGCTGTAGATCCTCTCCAGATGCAGGAACTGCGTTTTCACTTTAATGATATTTTTACCCAGGAACAGCTGTTGTTCAGGGAGTTTACCAGGCGTTTGTTTGGTACGGCGTTGAATGAGCTGGATACCGTTATCCCTGCTGCAGTGTTGATCGATTTTGCTGACGTACGCCTACCGGAGCAGGTATGGAAACAAAGAACTACCTGA
- a CDS encoding proline--tRNA ligase, producing MRYTQFFIPTLKETPSDAEVISHQLMMRSGMIRKIAAGIYTYMPLGLRSIRKFEQIVREEMNRAGAIELLMPGVQPAELWIESKRWAQYGKELLRFKDRKDNEFCMGPTHEEVITDIARREVKSYRQMPVNFYQIQTKFRDEIRPRFGLMRGREFIMKDAYSFDVDSSAADLSYDKMYQAYNRIFERCGLNFRAVEADTGSIGGSASHEFMVLASSGEDAIVSCNACRYAANVEKAEGIKQQQGGAGQQALTKVHTPDKKTIAEVAEFLGLPQSGTVKALVLSNGEGQFVMALVRGDHELNELKLKNCLGWDEIQMATDDEILRFTGSPPGFLGPLGLKEGLQVVADYAIAAMADFVIGANETDQHYTGANTGRDFQVSQIADIRLIGAGDPCPRCSGGTLEVWRGIEVGHVFKLGTKYSSSMNATYLDKDGKEQIIFMGCYGIGIGRTVAASIEQNHDDNGVIWPLPLAPFHCSVVAINAQKDEAVMAAAQDIHDRLEAAGVEVLLDDRDERPGVKFKDHDLIGIPLRIVVGGKNLAEGNVEFKQRAGGEMQLLAPEQAIEAVIAKVRESCGGGR from the coding sequence ATGCGTTATACACAATTTTTTATCCCAACACTTAAAGAAACTCCGTCCGATGCCGAGGTAATCTCACACCAGTTGATGATGCGTTCCGGCATGATCCGTAAGATTGCCGCCGGTATCTATACTTATATGCCGCTGGGGCTGCGTTCGATCCGCAAATTCGAACAGATTGTACGTGAAGAGATGAACCGCGCCGGTGCCATAGAGTTGCTGATGCCCGGTGTACAACCTGCCGAGCTCTGGATCGAGTCAAAGCGTTGGGCTCAGTATGGCAAGGAGTTGCTGCGTTTCAAGGACCGCAAGGATAACGAGTTCTGCATGGGGCCGACCCATGAAGAGGTAATCACAGATATTGCCCGGCGTGAAGTCAAGAGTTACCGCCAGATGCCGGTCAATTTCTACCAGATTCAGACCAAATTCCGTGACGAGATCCGTCCGCGCTTCGGCCTGATGCGTGGGCGGGAGTTTATCATGAAGGATGCCTATTCCTTTGATGTTGACTCCTCTGCAGCAGATCTCTCCTATGACAAGATGTATCAGGCCTATAATCGCATCTTTGAACGCTGCGGTCTCAACTTCAGGGCTGTGGAGGCTGATACCGGCTCGATTGGCGGCTCGGCATCCCATGAGTTCATGGTGCTGGCCTCTTCAGGCGAAGATGCCATAGTGTCCTGCAATGCCTGCCGCTATGCTGCCAATGTGGAAAAGGCTGAAGGGATCAAGCAGCAACAGGGTGGGGCAGGGCAGCAGGCGCTGACTAAGGTCCATACCCCTGACAAAAAGACTATTGCTGAAGTGGCCGAATTTTTGGGGCTTCCCCAGTCAGGTACTGTCAAGGCGCTGGTGCTGTCCAACGGTGAAGGACAGTTTGTGATGGCTCTGGTACGGGGTGACCATGAGCTGAATGAGCTAAAGCTGAAGAACTGCCTGGGCTGGGACGAGATCCAGATGGCCACTGACGATGAAATTCTGCGTTTCACCGGCTCACCTCCCGGCTTCCTGGGACCTCTGGGATTAAAAGAAGGGCTGCAGGTGGTGGCAGATTACGCCATAGCAGCCATGGCAGATTTTGTGATCGGTGCCAATGAAACCGATCAACATTACACCGGTGCCAACACCGGCCGTGATTTTCAGGTCAGCCAGATTGCCGATATCCGCCTGATCGGTGCCGGTGATCCCTGCCCACGTTGTTCGGGTGGCACCCTGGAGGTCTGGCGCGGGATTGAAGTCGGTCACGTCTTCAAGCTGGGTACCAAGTATTCAAGCAGTATGAATGCGACCTACCTTGATAAAGACGGCAAGGAGCAGATCATCTTTATGGGCTGCTACGGCATCGGTATCGGACGTACGGTGGCAGCATCCATTGAACAAAACCACGATGACAACGGTGTGATCTGGCCGTTACCATTGGCTCCGTTTCACTGCTCGGTGGTGGCGATCAATGCTCAGAAGGATGAGGCCGTTATGGCTGCAGCTCAGGATATCCATGATCGCCTGGAGGCTGCCGGTGTTGAGGTGCTGCTGGATGACCGTGACGAGCGGCCCGGTGTCAAGTTTAAGGATCATGATCTGATCGGCATTCCGCTCAGGATTGTGGTGGGTGGGAAAAACCTGGCTGAAGGCAACGTGGAGTTCAAACAGCGTGCAGGTGGTGAGATGCAGCTTCTGGCACCAGAGCAGGCAATTGAAGCGGTGATTGCCAAGGTCAGGGAGTCCTGCGGAGGTGGCCGATGA